One bacterium genomic region harbors:
- a CDS encoding endonuclease/exonuclease/phosphatase family protein, with translation MDFQHAEKIDHDLHPHFPELMRFNSTKSLEESSLYQELKPRILKALNSFELTSAEGSPAPEPFYRAVAWNVERGMCFDEIVYFLKNHPVMAKADVLLITETDLGMARSKNRHVARDLAEELGMNYFFAPSYLNLEKGNGDERDAEGENELGLHGNAILSRYPLHKPRVVSIPNSHDKMHGNEKRLGSQRALIATVDLAGKPLRVGCQHVNVRSTQEKRKEEIEATVKAIVEEGEHPALIGGDWNTSTYDSHSATSSIIGFWVRVFMGVDHVMRNHYPHPQRRFEKSLFDMLEANGFTYKDCNEMGVCTNHYSVEDLRQFKNLRDWLPLWCFKFIEWSLRNHNGKCSFKLDWFAQKGLKILGPGKAVSPRKGASLSPKVVQNLVHNGKAASDHDAIAVDFTL, from the coding sequence ATGGATTTTCAGCATGCCGAGAAGATCGACCACGACCTCCATCCGCATTTTCCGGAATTGATGCGTTTCAACTCTACGAAGTCGCTGGAAGAGTCCTCCCTTTATCAGGAGCTCAAGCCCCGCATTTTGAAGGCCCTGAACAGCTTCGAACTGACGAGCGCGGAGGGCTCCCCTGCCCCTGAGCCCTTCTACCGGGCCGTCGCGTGGAACGTCGAACGCGGCATGTGTTTCGACGAAATCGTCTATTTTCTAAAAAACCATCCGGTGATGGCGAAGGCCGACGTGCTCCTCATCACCGAAACCGACCTGGGGATGGCGCGCTCCAAGAACCGCCACGTCGCCCGAGACCTCGCCGAAGAACTCGGGATGAATTACTTTTTCGCGCCGTCCTACCTGAATCTGGAAAAGGGCAACGGCGACGAGCGCGACGCCGAGGGCGAGAACGAACTGGGCCTGCACGGCAATGCGATCCTCTCGCGCTACCCCCTCCACAAGCCGCGCGTGGTCTCCATCCCCAATTCGCACGACAAGATGCACGGCAACGAAAAGCGGCTGGGGAGCCAGCGCGCCTTGATCGCCACCGTCGACCTGGCCGGCAAGCCCCTGCGCGTGGGTTGCCAGCACGTGAACGTGCGTTCCACGCAGGAGAAGCGCAAAGAGGAGATCGAGGCGACGGTCAAGGCCATCGTCGAGGAAGGCGAACATCCGGCCTTGATCGGCGGCGACTGGAACACCTCCACCTACGACTCGCACAGCGCGACGTCCTCCATCATCGGCTTCTGGGTGCGGGTCTTCATGGGCGTCGATCATGTGATGCGGAACCACTACCCGCATCCCCAGCGGAGATTCGAAAAGTCCCTTTTCGACATGCTGGAGGCGAACGGGTTTACTTACAAGGACTGCAACGAGATGGGCGTCTGCACCAACCACTACAGCGTGGAGGACTTAAGACAGTTCAAGAATTTGAGGGACTGGCTGCCCCTCTGGTGCTTCAAATTTATCGAGTGGTCGCTCCGCAACCACAATGGCAAGTGCTCCTTCAAGCTGGATTGGTTCGCGCAGAAGGGTCTCAAGATCCTCGGCCCCGGGAAGGCTGTAAGCCCGCGCAAGGGAGCGAGCCTCTCGCCGAAGGTCGTCCAAAACCTCGTCCACAACGGCAAGGCCGCCTCGGACCACGACGCGATCGCGGTGGATTTTACTTTGTGA
- the hisG gene encoding ATP phosphoribosyltransferase: MTDKILKLGIPKGSLQDATFRLFQKAGYRITVGSRSYIPSIDDPQLSGLLIRAQEMAGYVEDGVLDAGLTGRDWMTEQEADVEVVSELRYAKAGFTPIRWVIAVPNDSPIKSVKDLQGKRIATELVGYTKRYLEKNGVKADVEFSWGATEVKPPLLADAIVELTETGNSLRANNLRIIDTILESVTVLVANKKSWKDSWKKEKIENLAMLLQGAIDAEAKVGLKMNLPKKNLDAVLKSLPALHAPTVSSQTDQDWVAIEVIVDEKTVREIIPVLKRQGASGIVEYPLNKVIY; this comes from the coding sequence ATGACAGACAAGATCCTCAAATTGGGCATCCCCAAGGGCAGCCTTCAAGACGCGACGTTCCGCCTCTTCCAGAAGGCGGGTTACCGGATCACCGTCGGCAGCCGCAGCTATATTCCGTCGATCGACGATCCCCAGCTCTCCGGGCTCCTGATCCGCGCCCAGGAGATGGCGGGCTACGTGGAAGACGGCGTGCTGGATGCCGGGCTCACCGGCCGCGACTGGATGACCGAGCAGGAGGCGGACGTGGAGGTGGTATCGGAACTCCGGTATGCGAAGGCCGGATTCACGCCCATCCGCTGGGTCATCGCCGTGCCGAACGACTCGCCGATCAAGTCGGTCAAGGACCTTCAGGGCAAGCGCATCGCGACGGAACTTGTCGGTTACACGAAACGCTATCTGGAAAAGAACGGCGTGAAGGCCGACGTCGAGTTTTCGTGGGGCGCCACCGAAGTCAAGCCGCCGCTCTTGGCCGACGCCATCGTGGAACTGACGGAGACCGGCAATTCGCTTCGCGCGAACAACCTGCGGATCATCGACACCATCCTCGAATCGGTGACGGTCCTGGTCGCCAACAAGAAGTCATGGAAGGATTCCTGGAAGAAGGAAAAGATCGAAAACCTCGCCATGCTCCTGCAAGGCGCGATCGACGCCGAGGCCAAGGTGGGCCTCAAGATGAACCTGCCCAAGAAGAACCTCGACGCCGTCTTGAAGAGCCTGCCCGCCCTGCACGCACCCACGGTTTCCAGCCAGACCGATCAGGACTGGGTGGCGATCGAGGTCATTGTCGACGAAAAGACGGTGCGCGAGATCATCCCGGTCTTGAAGCGCCAGGGCGCCTCGGGGATCGTGGAATACCCCCTCAACAAAGTCATTTATTGA
- a CDS encoding dihydrolipoamide acetyltransferase family protein codes for MLIALTMPQFGESITQARIVHWLKKEGDAVAEQEPLVEMETEKSVFSYESPFKGRLVKILEQDDAEAPVGKEIAEFEVSEEDGKKYLSLGIGKKVDSSRREPSVRPEPSGATPKGAAGAETSFAPPPEQPAPASSKLAPLIRALAKEHGISLGDAEKIPGTGPGGRVTKDDLIKFVSGRGLARQTPTAATPMPPVERPGVTSVPLAPIRARIAENMVLSKKTIPHAGCSVDVDLKLIDTWRSGQEKAPSYVIFAIVAVIKALKSHPLINSAFKEKEGRHWIETYEHVNMGIAVATEQGLMVPVMRNAQKLSFREVEKEMVRLVEGGRKGTLKVEDLTGATITVNNTGAVGAVRTQQIVPPGQSSIIAFNKVVKRPWAVGDKIEVRPIMGLDIAFDHRLIDGNHAGRFLTEVAKNLENFDFSQIG; via the coding sequence ATGTTGATCGCACTCACCATGCCCCAGTTCGGGGAATCCATCACGCAGGCCCGCATCGTCCATTGGTTGAAGAAGGAGGGCGACGCGGTCGCCGAGCAAGAGCCTCTGGTCGAGATGGAGACGGAGAAATCCGTCTTCTCCTACGAGTCTCCGTTCAAGGGGAGGCTCGTCAAAATCTTGGAACAGGACGACGCCGAGGCGCCGGTGGGGAAGGAGATTGCCGAGTTCGAGGTCTCGGAGGAGGACGGGAAGAAATATTTGTCGTTGGGGATTGGGAAGAAGGTGGATTCCAGCAGGCGCGAACCTAGTGTTCGCCCGGAACCCAGCGGGGCGACACCAAAGGGTGCGGCCGGTGCCGAGACAAGCTTCGCCCCTCCACCGGAACAACCGGCGCCCGCGTCCTCCAAACTAGCCCCCTTGATCCGCGCCCTTGCCAAGGAGCACGGCATCTCCTTGGGAGACGCCGAGAAAATCCCCGGCACCGGCCCGGGCGGGCGGGTCACCAAGGATGATTTGATAAAATTCGTTTCGGGTAGGGGTTTGGCGCGCCAAACCCCTACGGCGGCGACGCCAATGCCGCCTGTGGAACGCCCCGGGGTCACCAGCGTCCCCCTCGCCCCCATCCGCGCGCGGATCGCCGAAAACATGGTCTTGTCCAAGAAGACCATCCCTCACGCCGGCTGCAGCGTCGACGTCGACCTGAAACTCATCGACACCTGGCGGTCGGGACAGGAAAAGGCGCCGAGCTACGTCATCTTCGCCATCGTCGCCGTCATCAAGGCCCTCAAGAGCCACCCCCTCATCAACTCCGCCTTCAAGGAGAAGGAGGGCCGCCATTGGATCGAAACCTACGAACACGTGAACATGGGCATCGCGGTGGCGACGGAACAGGGACTCATGGTTCCCGTCATGCGCAACGCCCAGAAACTCTCGTTCCGCGAGGTCGAAAAGGAAATGGTGCGTCTCGTCGAAGGCGGCCGGAAGGGCACGCTCAAGGTCGAAGACCTGACCGGAGCGACGATCACCGTCAACAACACGGGGGCCGTGGGTGCGGTGAGGACGCAGCAGATCGTCCCGCCGGGCCAGTCGTCGATCATCGCCTTCAACAAGGTGGTGAAGCGCCCCTGGGCCGTCGGCGACAAGATCGAGGTTCGTCCGATCATGGGGCTCGATATCGCCTTCGACCATCGCCTGATCGACGGAAACCACGCGGGCCGCTTTCTGACGGAGGTGGCGAAGAACCTCGAAAACTTCGACTTTTCGCAGATTGGTTGA
- a CDS encoding alpha-ketoacid dehydrogenase subunit beta, with protein MPVMTYGEAIRDGMRTAMRADDRVYLLGEDVAEYGGVYGITKGLVDEFGKRRVKNTPLSELAIIGEAAGAAIAGLRPIAEIQFSDFITSGFSSLVDYAAPYFFRTGTHVPMVVRMPFGGGLRIGPFHSKCPEAWFFHVPGLKIVTPSTPYDAKGLLQAAIEDDDPVLYFEHKKLYYELKDEVPEGKYTVPIGKAAVRREGKDVTVVTYGAMVHLALSAAEGLATEGVELEVVDLRTLVPLDEETMLNSFRKTNRAIILHEAPRRGGVGAELESLIVEKAFDHLAAAPVRIAAKMMPVPFAPQLEDFYLPSKRDVIEAAKKLVQY; from the coding sequence ATGCCCGTTATGACCTACGGCGAAGCGATTCGAGACGGCATGCGCACCGCGATGCGCGCCGACGACCGGGTCTATCTCCTGGGCGAGGACGTGGCCGAGTACGGCGGGGTCTACGGGATCACCAAGGGCCTGGTCGACGAGTTCGGCAAGAGACGCGTGAAGAACACGCCGCTCTCGGAGCTCGCGATCATCGGAGAGGCGGCGGGCGCGGCCATCGCCGGCTTAAGGCCCATCGCCGAGATCCAGTTCTCCGACTTCATCACGAGCGGGTTCTCCTCGCTCGTCGACTACGCCGCCCCGTACTTTTTCCGGACGGGCACGCATGTGCCGATGGTGGTGCGGATGCCGTTCGGCGGAGGGCTCCGCATCGGTCCTTTCCATTCGAAGTGCCCCGAGGCCTGGTTCTTCCACGTGCCGGGCTTGAAGATCGTGACGCCTTCCACGCCCTACGACGCCAAGGGCCTTCTCCAGGCCGCCATCGAAGACGACGATCCCGTCCTCTATTTCGAGCACAAAAAGCTGTACTACGAGCTGAAGGACGAGGTGCCGGAGGGGAAGTACACGGTGCCCATCGGCAAGGCGGCCGTCCGTCGCGAAGGGAAAGACGTCACGGTCGTCACCTACGGGGCGATGGTCCATCTCGCCCTGAGCGCCGCCGAAGGGCTGGCGACCGAGGGCGTCGAGTTGGAAGTCGTCGACTTGAGGACTCTGGTTCCTCTCGACGAAGAGACGATGCTGAACTCCTTCCGCAAAACCAACCGGGCCATCATCCTCCACGAGGCTCCGCGACGCGGGGGCGTGGGTGCGGAGTTGGAATCCTTGATCGTCGAAAAGGCCTTCGATCACCTAGCCGCCGCCCCGGTCCGGATCGCCGCGAAGATGATGCCTGTGCCCTTTGCGCCGCAATTGGAGGATTTCTATCTGCCGTCGAAGCGGGATGTCATCGAGGCGGCGAAGAAACTGGTCCAATACTGA